From a region of the Roseivirga sp. 4D4 genome:
- a CDS encoding thiamine pyrophosphate-dependent enzyme — protein sequence MRFKKAGYSNQELLDLYEQILRPRMIEEKMLILLRQGKISKWFSGIGQEAVSVGAVNAIAQDEFILPMHRNLGVFTGRNVPYHRLFAQFQGKMSGFTKGRDRSFHFGTKEHHIVGMISHLGPQMALADGIALANKLKAENKATLVFTGDGASSEGDFHEALNVAAVWDLPVIFVIENNGYGLSTPSREQYRFKYFVDKGPAYGIKAVQVDGNNILEVHRTIKELAEEIRQDPKPIILEAMTFRMRGHEEASGTKYVPKALMEHWAKKDPVENYEQYLIKQGVLDEATIAEIRKKIKEDIDEGLETAYAEPLPTVNQEQELADLFEPFEQEVIMPKTETKSERRLVDAISDSLRQSMEKYSNLVIMGQDIGDYGGVFKITEGFVDQFGRERVRNTPLCESAIIGTGLGLCINGYKAVVEMQFADFVTCGFNQIVNNLAKIHYRWGQNADVVVRMPTGAGVGAGPFHSQSNEAWFFHTPGLKILYPSNAHDAKGMLNAAIEDPNPYLFFEHKALYRSHSQEIPVDYYTTPVGKAVLTETGEDFSIITYGMGVHWAKEAINALDGISADILDLRTLLPWDKESVELSVKKTNKVLVLHEDTLIGGIGAEISAWISEHCFEHLDAPVMREASLDTPVPFTKPLEENFLPQKRLIEKLKNLAAY from the coding sequence ATGAGATTCAAAAAAGCCGGTTATTCCAACCAGGAACTTCTAGACCTTTACGAACAAATTCTAAGACCTCGCATGATCGAGGAAAAGATGTTGATCCTACTTCGTCAGGGCAAAATCAGCAAGTGGTTTTCGGGCATTGGTCAGGAAGCTGTATCGGTTGGAGCAGTCAATGCCATTGCACAGGATGAATTCATTCTACCTATGCATCGGAACCTCGGTGTCTTTACAGGTAGAAACGTACCTTACCACAGGCTTTTTGCACAGTTTCAAGGCAAAATGAGTGGCTTTACCAAAGGCAGAGATCGGTCCTTTCATTTCGGTACCAAGGAGCATCATATCGTTGGCATGATCTCGCACCTAGGGCCGCAAATGGCCTTGGCTGATGGTATTGCCCTAGCCAATAAGCTCAAAGCCGAAAACAAAGCGACCTTGGTATTCACGGGAGATGGCGCCAGCTCTGAAGGGGATTTTCATGAAGCCTTGAACGTAGCAGCCGTTTGGGATTTGCCTGTAATCTTCGTGATTGAGAACAATGGTTATGGACTTTCAACACCTAGCCGAGAACAATACCGCTTTAAGTACTTTGTGGACAAAGGCCCTGCCTATGGAATCAAGGCAGTTCAGGTAGATGGAAACAATATTTTAGAAGTACATCGAACCATTAAGGAGTTGGCCGAAGAAATAAGACAAGATCCTAAGCCGATCATTTTGGAAGCCATGACTTTTAGAATGAGAGGTCATGAAGAGGCCAGTGGAACCAAGTATGTGCCCAAAGCGCTGATGGAGCATTGGGCGAAAAAAGATCCTGTTGAGAATTACGAACAGTACCTTATAAAACAAGGCGTTCTGGATGAAGCCACAATTGCCGAGATCAGAAAAAAGATCAAAGAAGATATTGATGAAGGTTTGGAAACTGCCTATGCCGAACCTTTGCCCACCGTAAACCAGGAACAGGAATTAGCAGACTTGTTCGAGCCTTTTGAACAAGAGGTTATCATGCCTAAGACCGAGACCAAATCTGAAAGAAGACTGGTTGATGCCATCTCTGACAGCTTGCGACAGAGCATGGAGAAATATTCCAATTTGGTGATCATGGGTCAGGATATTGGTGACTATGGAGGCGTCTTCAAAATCACAGAGGGCTTTGTCGACCAATTTGGAAGAGAACGCGTGAGGAATACGCCACTTTGTGAATCAGCCATTATCGGCACCGGGCTGGGGCTTTGCATAAATGGCTATAAAGCTGTTGTGGAAATGCAGTTTGCAGACTTTGTCACCTGTGGGTTTAACCAAATCGTAAATAACCTGGCCAAGATTCATTATAGATGGGGTCAAAATGCTGATGTGGTAGTACGCATGCCAACGGGAGCTGGTGTTGGTGCTGGGCCATTTCATTCACAGTCTAATGAGGCTTGGTTTTTCCATACGCCTGGTTTGAAAATACTTTATCCATCAAATGCACATGATGCCAAAGGCATGCTAAACGCTGCTATCGAGGATCCAAATCCATATTTATTCTTCGAGCATAAGGCGCTTTATCGTTCGCACAGCCAGGAAATTCCTGTGGATTACTACACCACACCAGTGGGCAAAGCTGTACTGACAGAAACTGGCGAAGACTTTAGCATCATCACTTATGGCATGGGTGTTCATTGGGCTAAAGAAGCCATTAATGCCCTGGATGGTATATCAGCGGACATTTTAGATTTAAGAACACTGTTACCTTGGGACAAGGAATCTGTCGAGTTGTCTGTTAAAAAGACAAACAAAGTTTTGGTATTGCATGAGGACACTTTGATTGGTGGAATTGGTGCTGAAATATCTGCCTGGATCAGTGAACATTGTTTCGAGCATTTAGATGCTCCTGTTATGCGCGAGGCCAGTTTGGACACACCGGTTCCTTTTACTAAGCCACTAGAAGAAAACTTTTTACCTCAAAAAAGACTTATAGAAAAGCTGAAAAACTTAGCAGCATATTAA
- the ytxJ gene encoding bacillithiol system redox-active protein YtxJ, producing the protein MFWKKSKPVEGVNWNLLTSEDQIQELVEESKEQPVLIYKHSTRCGISSMVLDRLERTWTSEDNPMKPYILDLISFRNVSNAVAQNFQVYHESPQVILLKDGKAIYDASHMQVSFDALKSQVQ; encoded by the coding sequence ATGTTCTGGAAAAAAAGTAAACCTGTTGAAGGAGTTAATTGGAACCTACTCACCTCTGAGGACCAGATCCAAGAGTTGGTTGAAGAAAGCAAGGAACAACCTGTACTTATCTACAAGCACAGTACGCGATGTGGGATTTCAAGTATGGTCTTAGACCGGCTTGAGAGAACTTGGACGAGTGAAGACAACCCCATGAAGCCTTACATATTGGACTTGATAAGCTTTAGGAATGTATCCAATGCTGTAGCTCAAAACTTCCAAGTTTATCATGAATCTCCTCAGGTTATTCTCCTGAAAGATGGAAAGGCCATTTATGACGCCTCACACATGCAGGTTTCTTTTGATGCATTAAAAAGTCAGGTGCAATAA
- the rpsT gene encoding 30S ribosomal protein S20 has product MANHKSALKRIRSNEAKRLRNRYQNKTTRTFIKRLRGTSDKSEAQELLKKVISMLDKLAKKNIIHKNKAANNKSKLTKMVNSL; this is encoded by the coding sequence ATGGCAAATCATAAGTCAGCATTAAAAAGGATCAGATCAAACGAAGCGAAGCGTTTGAGAAACAGATATCAGAACAAAACCACTCGTACTTTTATCAAAAGGTTGAGAGGCACTTCTGACAAGAGCGAAGCTCAAGAGCTTTTGAAGAAAGTGATCAGCATGTTGGACAAACTTGCTAAGAAGAACATTATTCATAAAAACAAGGCAGCCAACAATAAGTCAAAATTGACTAAAATGGTGAATAGCCTTTAA
- the radC gene encoding RadC family protein, with translation MNKKLTILSWAEEDRPREKLQLKGKSSLSEAELVAILIGSGSQSQSAVELSKSILSSVHNDLNQLAKLGIQDLTKFNGIGEAKAISIVSALELGRRRKDISSQVRPQILASQDAYRLMKPELMDQPTEQFWVILMNRSNRVIHKKPISLGGISGTVVDPKVVFKVALENLASGIILVHNHPSGNLKASEADIRLTKKLKEAGSLLEIPILDHIIFADEGYLSFMDENML, from the coding sequence ATGAATAAAAAGCTGACCATCCTTAGTTGGGCCGAAGAAGATAGACCCAGAGAAAAACTCCAGTTAAAAGGTAAGTCTTCACTTTCCGAAGCGGAACTGGTTGCCATACTTATCGGTTCAGGTTCTCAAAGTCAAAGCGCTGTAGAATTATCAAAAAGCATCCTCTCGTCCGTCCATAATGATCTCAATCAACTTGCTAAATTGGGTATACAAGATTTGACGAAGTTCAATGGCATTGGCGAGGCAAAGGCCATTTCAATAGTGAGTGCACTAGAGCTAGGCAGAAGAAGAAAAGACATTTCAAGTCAAGTAAGACCCCAAATTCTAGCCTCACAAGATGCCTACCGATTGATGAAACCCGAATTGATGGATCAACCTACTGAGCAATTCTGGGTTATTCTTATGAATAGAAGTAACAGAGTGATCCATAAAAAGCCAATCAGTCTTGGGGGCATTTCAGGAACGGTAGTCGACCCAAAAGTAGTTTTCAAAGTAGCGCTGGAAAATTTGGCTAGTGGAATCATACTTGTACACAATCATCCAAGCGGAAACTTAAAAGCCAGCGAAGCAGATATTCGATTAACCAAAAAACTCAAGGAGGCCGGCTCATTACTCGAAATCCCGATACTGGATCATATCATTTTTGCTGACGAAGGTTACTTAAGTTTCATGGACGAAAACATGCTCTAG
- a CDS encoding DUF1684 domain-containing protein codes for MKRNTIFGLLVVAIVAITVLNFLTVGENSEDYIERLETDRKDKNSFMLSSTSPLTEEDKRDFKGLNYYPIDENFKVTAKLTLIDKKQPIFIPSTTGEELKYIPFAYADFKINGSQQRVILYQDWEEKDPNKLSLMFADDTSARETYGGGRYLDVQYRNTNAVTIDFNNAYNPYCHFNAEFSCPIPPRENMLDIAIEAGEKLYKVD; via the coding sequence ATGAAGCGAAATACAATCTTCGGCTTGCTTGTTGTGGCCATAGTTGCCATCACCGTCCTCAACTTTCTCACAGTAGGTGAAAATTCTGAAGACTATATCGAAAGACTCGAAACAGACCGCAAAGATAAAAATAGCTTCATGCTCTCGTCCACTTCGCCCCTTACTGAGGAAGATAAGCGTGACTTTAAAGGACTGAACTATTATCCAATCGATGAAAACTTCAAGGTAACAGCTAAGCTCACCTTGATAGATAAGAAACAACCGATCTTCATTCCATCTACCACTGGAGAAGAGCTTAAGTACATCCCTTTCGCCTATGCCGATTTTAAAATCAATGGCAGCCAACAACGCGTCATTCTTTATCAAGACTGGGAAGAGAAGGACCCTAATAAACTGTCCCTGATGTTTGCTGATGACACCAGTGCCCGTGAAACCTACGGTGGCGGAAGATACTTAGACGTGCAATACAGGAATACAAATGCGGTCACCATTGACTTCAACAATGCGTACAATCCCTACTGCCATTTCAATGCAGAATTCAGTTGTCCAATCCCTCCTAGAGAAAACATGCTGGATATTGCCATTGAAGCAGGCGAAAAGCTGTATAAAGTTGACTAA
- the pheT gene encoding phenylalanine--tRNA ligase subunit beta, which yields MKISLNWLKQYINLPESPTEIGDLLTHSGLEVEGLEEIESIKGGLKGLVIGEVLTCSKHPNADKLSVTTVDIGTEEASPIVCGAPNVAAGQKVVVATVNSMLYPSGGEPFKIKKAKIRGEVSMGMICAEDEIGLGASHDGIMVLDTDLPNGTPAADYFNLESDFVYEIGLTPNRADAASHLGTARDLKALFHREISLPSVEAFEIDNTSSKTKVTVENTEACPRYSALSITGVSVKESPDWLKTKLMTIGINPTNNVVDVTNYILHSLGQPMHAFDAAAITGDHIVVKTMPAGTKFTTLDEKERTLSDRDLMICNEKDGMCIAGVFGGIKSGVTEKTTNVFLESAYFSPDYIRKTAQTHQLKTDASFRYERGTDPNMTVYALKYAALLIKEVAGGQVSSEITDIYPDPIGPFEVPVTYRNINRLIGKTLSQDQIKDILISLDIEVSNETAEGFTAIVPPYRVDVQREADIVEEVLRIYGYNNIELKDTLSSTFLSEFPQRDADAIQLEISRLLAGSSYNEIVTNSLTKHTYAEATESLDDSQNVDILNFLSEDLNVMRQSLLFNGLEVIERNIKRRQTNLRLFEFGKTYHKVNDKYKERERLTLFITGNNTEENWLEKKREAHYFDLKTTISQLLNKFGIDNYETSESDSDLFAYGLTVSTRKKPLLTMGKVNAKLTKLCDVKQEVFMADIDWTFLQSLYPLGVDFRPISKFPEVKRDLSLVVDKAINFDQIRKLALKLERQLITRTSVFDVYEGDKIGENQKAYAISFFLQDQEKTLNDKVIDKTMNRLIQGFEKELGAIIRK from the coding sequence ATGAAGATTTCTCTCAATTGGCTTAAGCAATACATTAACTTACCCGAATCTCCCACTGAAATAGGAGATTTATTGACACATTCGGGCCTTGAAGTAGAAGGACTTGAAGAGATAGAAAGTATTAAAGGAGGACTAAAGGGCTTAGTGATTGGCGAAGTACTCACTTGCTCCAAACACCCTAATGCAGATAAACTGAGCGTTACTACTGTAGACATAGGTACTGAAGAAGCTTCCCCAATTGTATGTGGAGCTCCAAACGTGGCCGCTGGACAAAAAGTTGTCGTGGCAACCGTTAACAGCATGCTCTATCCTTCCGGTGGAGAGCCTTTTAAAATTAAAAAGGCGAAGATTAGGGGTGAGGTCTCAATGGGTATGATTTGTGCTGAGGATGAAATAGGTCTTGGAGCCAGTCATGATGGCATTATGGTCTTAGATACGGACCTTCCGAATGGAACACCAGCGGCAGACTACTTTAATCTGGAATCAGATTTTGTATATGAAATTGGGCTAACACCCAACCGAGCTGATGCAGCTTCACATTTAGGTACTGCCCGAGATTTAAAGGCGCTCTTCCATAGAGAAATTTCATTGCCGTCAGTAGAAGCCTTTGAAATTGATAACACCTCAAGCAAAACCAAGGTAACAGTTGAAAATACTGAGGCCTGTCCAAGATATTCGGCCCTGTCAATCACAGGAGTGAGTGTAAAAGAGTCACCTGATTGGTTAAAGACGAAGCTTATGACGATTGGCATCAACCCCACAAACAATGTGGTTGATGTGACCAACTATATATTACATAGTCTTGGTCAACCCATGCATGCTTTCGATGCTGCTGCCATTACAGGAGATCATATAGTGGTCAAAACTATGCCAGCAGGCACCAAGTTCACCACTTTGGACGAAAAGGAAAGGACTCTATCGGATAGGGATCTCATGATTTGCAATGAGAAAGACGGCATGTGCATTGCCGGAGTCTTTGGGGGTATAAAGTCGGGTGTAACAGAAAAAACCACCAATGTTTTCCTGGAAAGTGCCTACTTCTCTCCTGACTATATCAGAAAGACTGCCCAAACACATCAGCTTAAGACTGATGCAAGTTTCCGTTATGAGCGTGGTACCGATCCGAACATGACCGTGTACGCATTAAAGTATGCAGCACTATTAATCAAGGAAGTAGCCGGAGGTCAGGTCAGTTCTGAAATCACCGACATTTATCCTGACCCTATCGGTCCGTTTGAGGTACCAGTGACTTACAGAAACATCAATCGACTTATCGGCAAGACCTTATCTCAGGATCAAATAAAAGACATTCTCATCAGTCTTGATATCGAAGTTTCTAATGAAACAGCTGAAGGATTTACGGCCATTGTACCGCCTTATCGAGTTGATGTTCAACGCGAGGCAGACATCGTTGAAGAAGTACTTAGAATCTACGGTTACAATAACATTGAATTAAAAGACACACTCAGCAGCACTTTCCTTTCGGAGTTCCCACAAAGGGATGCTGATGCCATTCAGCTTGAGATCTCCAGGTTACTGGCTGGGAGTAGCTACAATGAAATTGTTACGAACTCATTGACCAAACACACCTACGCAGAAGCAACTGAGAGCCTTGATGATAGCCAAAACGTTGACATCTTAAACTTTCTGAGCGAAGACCTGAACGTGATGCGCCAAAGTCTTCTATTCAATGGGCTCGAGGTCATTGAAAGAAATATCAAACGAAGACAAACAAACCTTCGGCTTTTCGAATTCGGAAAGACCTATCACAAGGTCAACGACAAATACAAAGAGAGAGAGCGACTAACGCTTTTCATTACAGGGAATAATACTGAGGAGAATTGGCTCGAGAAGAAAAGGGAGGCACACTACTTTGATTTGAAGACCACCATAAGTCAACTACTCAACAAGTTCGGTATAGACAATTACGAAACTTCTGAATCTGACAGTGACTTATTCGCCTACGGCTTAACAGTTTCCACTAGAAAAAAACCGCTGTTAACGATGGGTAAGGTGAATGCAAAACTTACCAAGCTCTGTGATGTGAAGCAAGAAGTCTTCATGGCAGACATAGATTGGACATTCCTACAGTCACTCTATCCACTCGGTGTAGACTTTAGACCTATCTCCAAATTCCCAGAAGTTAAGCGAGACTTATCATTAGTTGTTGACAAAGCGATAAATTTTGACCAGATTAGGAAACTTGCCTTGAAACTTGAAAGACAACTTATCACAAGAACGAGTGTCTTTGATGTTTATGAAGGTGATAAGATTGGTGAAAACCAGAAGGCTTACGCGATAAGCTTCTTCTTGCAAGACCAGGAAAAAACCCTGAATGACAAAGTGATTGATAAAACCATGAACAGACTCATCCAAGGATTTGAAAAAGAACTAGGTGCAATAATTAGAAAATAA
- a CDS encoding cell division protein ZapA, giving the protein MDLLSVRLKIGDREYPMKVKPDEEERVRTAGKYINDQLKSYREKFGIDDKEDLLAMVAFDCMVAKLKSEESSGAIDSTTEDKIQSLNQMIKDAIS; this is encoded by the coding sequence ATGGATCTTCTATCAGTAAGATTAAAAATAGGAGACCGTGAGTACCCAATGAAGGTGAAACCGGACGAAGAGGAAAGGGTACGTACTGCTGGTAAATACATTAATGATCAGTTAAAATCCTACCGAGAAAAGTTCGGTATTGACGATAAAGAAGATTTGTTAGCCATGGTCGCTTTTGATTGTATGGTTGCCAAATTAAAAAGTGAAGAGTCCTCAGGTGCAATCGATAGCACTACAGAAGACAAGATTCAATCGTTGAACCAAATGATCAAAGACGCTATCTCTTAA
- the rny gene encoding ribonuclease Y — MGDILTIILVAIGALALGIFLGRIALQKANKKALLEIEEKSKLLVKEAEITAESIKKDKILEAREKYIKIKADFEEEANRKKNQIISNENKLKQRESKISSLQENISRKEAELDSMKENVEAQLEIVKKRKEELENKVEAKVKALEKVANLSADEAREQLIETLKDEAESKASALVKDIIDEAKLSGAKEAKKIVIESIQRTATEHAIENCVSIFNIESDDIKGKIIGREGRNIRALEAATGVEIIVDDTPEAIIISGFDPVRREIARLSLHRLVTDGRIHPARIEEVVSKTTKNIEEEISEIGERTVIDLGIHGLHPELIKMVGRMRFRSSYGQNLLQHSREVANLCATMASELGLNTKRAKRAGLLHDIGKVWPEEPELPHAILGMELAKKYKEHPAVCNAIGAHHDEVEMTSMISPLVQACDAISGARPGARREVMESYIKRLKDLEALALGFEGVNKCYAIQAGRELRVMVDAESVTDTLAGQLSFDISQKIEKEMQYPGQIKVTVIREMRAVNYAK; from the coding sequence ATGGGAGATATACTTACTATTATACTAGTAGCCATTGGAGCATTGGCACTAGGAATTTTTTTAGGGCGAATAGCTTTGCAAAAAGCAAACAAAAAGGCCCTCTTAGAAATAGAGGAAAAGAGCAAATTACTTGTCAAGGAAGCTGAGATTACAGCTGAGAGCATCAAAAAGGACAAGATTCTAGAAGCCCGTGAGAAATACATAAAAATCAAGGCCGACTTCGAAGAAGAAGCCAATCGCAAGAAGAATCAAATCATCTCTAATGAGAATAAGCTGAAGCAAAGAGAATCTAAGATCTCTAGTTTACAGGAAAACATTAGCCGCAAGGAAGCTGAGCTTGACAGCATGAAAGAGAATGTAGAAGCTCAGTTGGAGATTGTCAAGAAGCGTAAAGAAGAGTTGGAAAACAAGGTTGAAGCTAAGGTGAAAGCTTTAGAAAAAGTAGCCAACCTTTCCGCTGATGAAGCCCGAGAACAACTTATTGAAACGCTCAAAGACGAAGCAGAATCTAAAGCTTCTGCCCTAGTCAAAGACATCATTGATGAAGCCAAACTTTCCGGGGCTAAAGAAGCCAAGAAGATTGTGATCGAGTCGATCCAGAGGACAGCGACTGAACATGCCATTGAAAACTGTGTGTCTATTTTTAATATCGAAAGTGATGACATCAAAGGAAAAATCATTGGTCGTGAAGGAAGAAACATTCGGGCGCTGGAAGCTGCAACAGGAGTCGAGATTATTGTCGATGACACACCTGAGGCCATTATCATTTCAGGCTTTGATCCGGTAAGGCGCGAGATTGCAAGACTGTCTCTTCACAGATTGGTGACTGATGGTAGAATTCACCCTGCGCGAATTGAAGAAGTAGTTTCAAAGACCACAAAAAATATAGAGGAGGAAATCTCTGAAATTGGAGAAAGAACCGTGATCGATTTGGGGATTCATGGCCTTCATCCAGAATTGATTAAGATGGTGGGTCGTATGCGATTTAGATCGTCATATGGTCAAAATCTGTTACAGCACTCAAGAGAAGTTGCCAACCTATGTGCCACCATGGCTTCAGAGCTTGGGCTAAACACTAAACGCGCAAAACGCGCAGGCCTTCTTCATGATATTGGAAAGGTATGGCCTGAGGAGCCAGAGTTACCTCACGCAATTCTCGGTATGGAACTGGCCAAAAAATACAAGGAACACCCTGCCGTATGTAACGCCATTGGCGCACACCATGATGAGGTTGAAATGACTTCGATGATATCCCCATTGGTTCAAGCTTGTGATGCTATTTCAGGTGCCAGACCTGGTGCCAGAAGAGAGGTTATGGAATCTTACATCAAGCGATTGAAAGACCTTGAGGCACTTGCCCTTGGGTTTGAAGGGGTGAACAAATGCTACGCGATCCAGGCAGGTAGAGAGCTTAGGGTGATGGTAGATGCCGAGTCCGTGACTGACACTCTGGCGGGTCAATTGTCTTTCGACATCTCTCAGAAGATAGAAAAAGAGATGCAGTACCCTGGCCAAATCAAGGTCACTGTAATTCGTGAAATGCGGGCCGTAAACTACGCTAAATAG
- the sucD gene encoding succinate--CoA ligase subunit alpha has translation MSVLVNNDSKVIVQGFTGSEGTFHAGQMIEYGTNVVGGVTPGKGGQTHLDKPVFNTVEDAVNETGANVSIIFVPPAFAADAIMEAADAGIKVIIAITEGIPVKDMVYAKEYIKGKDVTLVGPNCPGVITPGEAKVGIMPGFVFKKGRVGLVSKSGTLTYEAADQLAKAGLGISTAIGIGGDPIIGTPTKNAVELLMEDPETDAIVMIGEIGGNYEALAAEYIQSTGNKKPVVGFIAGQTAPPGRRMGHAGAIIGGAEDTAEAKMRIMAECGIHVAKSPADIGETMAKVLNG, from the coding sequence ATGAGCGTTTTAGTGAATAATGATTCGAAAGTGATTGTGCAAGGATTTACCGGTTCTGAGGGTACATTTCATGCTGGTCAAATGATTGAATATGGCACCAATGTAGTTGGAGGTGTTACACCTGGAAAAGGAGGACAGACGCATTTAGATAAACCGGTTTTTAACACTGTGGAAGATGCAGTGAATGAGACAGGTGCTAATGTTTCTATCATCTTCGTTCCCCCTGCGTTTGCAGCGGATGCGATTATGGAGGCGGCAGATGCTGGGATTAAAGTAATCATCGCAATCACTGAAGGTATTCCAGTGAAAGATATGGTTTATGCCAAGGAATACATCAAAGGAAAAGATGTTACACTTGTTGGACCTAACTGTCCTGGTGTTATTACTCCGGGTGAAGCGAAAGTGGGTATCATGCCTGGTTTTGTTTTCAAGAAAGGAAGAGTAGGGTTGGTTTCTAAATCAGGTACTTTGACTTATGAGGCAGCGGATCAATTGGCTAAGGCTGGTCTGGGTATTTCTACTGCCATCGGTATCGGTGGTGATCCAATTATTGGAACTCCTACCAAGAATGCAGTTGAATTGTTGATGGAAGACCCGGAAACAGATGCAATTGTAATGATTGGTGAGATTGGTGGGAACTATGAAGCTTTAGCAGCTGAGTATATTCAGAGCACAGGTAACAAAAAACCTGTGGTAGGATTTATTGCTGGGCAGACAGCGCCTCCAGGTAGAAGAATGGGACATGCTGGTGCCATTATCGGTGGAGCAGAAGATACCGCAGAAGCTAAAATGAGAATTATGGCTGAATGTGGAATTCACGTTGCTAAGTCACCAGCTGACATTGGAGAAACAATGGCGAAAGTCTTGAATGGATAA
- a CDS encoding SLC13 family permease: MKQPEFHGAKIFGLVAGPALFALLTLWSPSSSLSPEAWKVIAVAAWMVVWWITEAAPIAVTALLPIVLFPLTGIFTVDEATAPYANKIIFLFMGGFMLGLAMERHNLHKRIALNLIRLTGTNPNGIILGFMLTTAFISMWISNTATTVMMLPIGLSIINLLGIDQASEKGKKRFALSLMLGIAYSANIGGTATIIGTPPNVAWVGFMSDMLNTEVTFAKYLSVGLPICLIMLGITYFLITKVLYPSGIAKLSDSAQVIEDQLAELGEISKAEKRVAVIFVATALAWILRGSINNWFDTNLLNDSIIAIAGGILMFITPLEIKKTKFLLEWEYTSKLPWGILLLFGGGLTLAKAMEKSNIVQVVGETIAGNGDISPILLIAGLTAFMLFMTELMSNVALTVIFVPVVIGISVSLNVNPMYLTMPVTLAASYAFMMPISTPPNAIVFSSGMIRIKDMMRAGILLNIIAIILLVILSQTLIPAIY; the protein is encoded by the coding sequence TTGAAACAACCCGAATTTCATGGTGCAAAAATCTTTGGTCTGGTTGCAGGACCTGCTCTTTTTGCATTATTAACGCTTTGGAGTCCCTCATCATCATTGAGCCCTGAGGCCTGGAAAGTTATAGCCGTAGCGGCCTGGATGGTGGTCTGGTGGATCACAGAAGCCGCACCTATTGCTGTAACGGCTCTACTCCCAATTGTCCTCTTCCCGTTGACCGGAATCTTCACTGTTGATGAAGCAACGGCACCTTATGCCAATAAGATCATCTTCTTATTCATGGGAGGCTTTATGCTGGGCTTGGCGATGGAACGACATAACCTCCATAAGCGAATTGCATTAAATCTGATTAGGCTCACGGGCACCAATCCGAATGGCATCATTTTGGGCTTCATGCTAACCACTGCCTTCATTTCCATGTGGATCAGCAATACTGCGACCACAGTGATGATGTTACCTATAGGACTTTCCATCATCAATTTACTCGGAATCGATCAGGCCTCAGAAAAAGGAAAGAAACGCTTTGCACTATCCTTAATGTTGGGCATCGCCTACTCAGCGAACATAGGAGGTACGGCTACCATTATAGGAACGCCCCCGAATGTAGCATGGGTGGGTTTTATGAGCGACATGCTCAATACTGAGGTGACATTTGCCAAGTATCTCAGTGTAGGTTTGCCCATATGCCTCATCATGCTTGGCATAACTTACTTCCTCATTACCAAAGTCCTTTACCCTAGTGGTATTGCCAAGCTATCTGACTCTGCACAAGTCATCGAAGACCAGCTTGCTGAACTAGGAGAAATCAGCAAAGCAGAAAAGAGGGTTGCGGTCATCTTTGTCGCGACAGCCCTTGCCTGGATTCTGCGTGGGAGCATTAACAATTGGTTCGACACCAACTTGTTGAACGACTCCATCATTGCTATTGCAGGGGGTATACTCATGTTTATTACGCCCCTTGAGATCAAGAAGACCAAGTTCCTTTTAGAGTGGGAATATACATCGAAGTTGCCCTGGGGAATCCTCTTATTATTTGGAGGAGGACTAACCTTAGCCAAGGCCATGGAGAAATCCAATATTGTTCAAGTAGTGGGCGAAACTATCGCTGGTAATGGTGATATCTCTCCTATCTTATTGATTGCGGGCCTAACTGCATTCATGCTTTTCATGACCGAACTGATGAGTAATGTAGCCCTCACGGTCATTTTTGTACCCGTGGTGATTGGCATATCTGTCAGCCTCAACGTTAACCCGATGTATCTGACCATGCCCGTAACTTTGGCTGCGAGTTATGCCTTTATGATGCCAATATCTACACCACCTAATGCCATTGTTTTCTCCAGTGGAATGATTCGAATCAAAGACATGATGAGGGCCGGAATTCTTTTGAATATCATTGCCATCATATTGCTTGTCATCCTATCGCAGACTTTAATACCAGCCATTTATTGA